From Xylanibacter oryzae DSM 17970, a single genomic window includes:
- a CDS encoding MmcQ/YjbR family DNA-binding protein, with amino-acid sequence MNLKQKCGVGGSVKNGEITIQGDHRQRNGRDFEERRLHTDKVIAKMDIEQVREYCLSLLGVTEDSPYGPDMIVFRIEGKIFLHLPLEYAEPRISIKLPPEKGQSLRDSYETIRAGYHLNKIHWNDILIENTFASDQIKDWILESYNLVLNSLPKRLKAKYQ; translated from the coding sequence ATAAATTTAAAGCAGAAGTGTGGCGTTGGCGGTAGTGTGAAGAACGGCGAGATCACTATCCAAGGAGACCATCGCCAGCGTAATGGTAGAGATTTTGAAGAAAGAAGGTTACACACAGACAAAGTAATTGCTAAAATGGACATAGAACAAGTTAGAGAATATTGCCTTTCACTCCTGGGAGTCACGGAGGACTCACCATACGGTCCTGATATGATAGTGTTCCGGATTGAGGGTAAGATATTCCTGCATCTACCACTTGAATATGCAGAACCTCGTATCTCTATCAAGCTGCCTCCCGAGAAGGGACAGAGTCTGCGTGACAGCTACGAAACAATTCGTGCTGGGTATCATCTGAATAAAATTCATTGGAATGACATACTAATTGAGAATACTTTTGCCTCAGATCAAATCAAGGATTGGATTCTGGAATCCTATAATCTTGTATTGAATAGCCTTCCAAAGAGATTAAAAGCAAAATACCAATAA